A single region of the Mycobacterium lentiflavum genome encodes:
- a CDS encoding DUF3499 domain-containing protein — translation MNVPRRCCRPGCPHYAVATLTFVYSDSTAVVGPLATAREPHSWDLCVGHAGRITAPRGWELVRHAGPLNSEPTNPDEDDLVALADAVREGGAGEASLPHVGGTGMPLNGFPARAANVAADPHLHHTGAQATAPSSHLLAPPEKRSGRRRGHLRVLPDPSD, via the coding sequence GTGAACGTTCCCCGTCGCTGCTGCCGGCCAGGGTGCCCGCACTACGCCGTGGCGACCTTGACGTTCGTCTACTCGGACTCGACGGCAGTGGTAGGCCCGCTCGCGACCGCACGCGAACCGCATTCGTGGGACTTGTGCGTCGGTCACGCCGGCCGCATCACGGCCCCCCGCGGATGGGAGCTGGTACGCCACGCCGGGCCCCTGAATTCGGAGCCTACGAATCCCGATGAAGACGACCTGGTCGCGCTTGCCGACGCCGTGCGCGAAGGCGGTGCGGGCGAGGCGTCCTTGCCGCACGTGGGCGGCACCGGCATGCCGTTGAACGGCTTCCCCGCGCGAGCGGCAAATGTCGCCGCCGACCCGCATCTGCACCACACCGGAGCCCAGGCCACCGCGCCCAGCAGCCATCTGCTCGCGCCGCCGGAAAAACGGTCCGGTCGCCGCCGCGGGCATCTGCGGGTGTTGCCCGATCCGTCCGACTAG
- a CDS encoding metallopeptidase family protein, translating to MRGPLLPPTVPGWRSRAERFDMAVLEAYEPIERRWQSRVSELDVAVDEIPRIAAKDPDSVQWPPEVVADGPIALARLIPAGVDVRGNSTRARIVLFRKPIERRAKDTVELGELLHEILVAQVAIYLDVEPTVIDPTIDDE from the coding sequence ATGCGCGGTCCTTTGCTGCCGCCGACGGTGCCCGGGTGGCGCAGCCGGGCCGAGCGATTCGACATGGCGGTGCTCGAGGCCTACGAACCCATCGAGCGGCGCTGGCAATCACGAGTGTCGGAACTCGACGTGGCGGTCGACGAAATTCCACGCATCGCCGCCAAGGATCCCGACAGCGTGCAGTGGCCGCCCGAGGTCGTCGCCGATGGACCGATCGCGCTGGCCCGCTTGATCCCCGCCGGGGTAGACGTCCGAGGAAACTCGACGCGGGCGCGAATTGTCTTGTTCCGCAAGCCCATCGAACGACGCGCCAAAGACACCGTCGAACTTGGCGAATTACTGCACGAGATTCTGGTGGCTCAGGTGGCCATCTACCTCGACGTCGAACCGACGGTCATCGACCCGACGATCGACGACGAATAA
- a CDS encoding WhiB family transcriptional regulator produces MSYEHLRGVMPSTERAMISSAPAPIARPHLTVVPDAPIAFEPEPLPEPELTPDQWQDRALCAQTDPEAFFPEKGGSTREAKKICLGCEVRHECLEYALAHDERFGIWGGLSERERRRLKRGII; encoded by the coding sequence ATGTCTTACGAGCACCTACGGGGCGTCATGCCAAGCACTGAGCGCGCCATGATCAGCTCCGCGCCGGCGCCGATTGCACGGCCCCACTTGACCGTGGTCCCTGATGCGCCAATCGCATTCGAGCCCGAGCCGTTGCCGGAACCCGAACTCACTCCGGACCAATGGCAGGACCGCGCGCTGTGCGCGCAGACCGACCCGGAGGCCTTCTTCCCGGAGAAGGGTGGGTCGACTCGCGAAGCCAAGAAGATCTGCCTGGGTTGCGAGGTACGGCATGAGTGCCTGGAGTATGCGCTGGCACATGACGAGCGCTTCGGCATCTGGGGTGGCCTCTCCGAGCGTGAGCGCCGCCGCCTTAAGCGCGGCATTATCTGA